The region TGCAGGTGGTTCCATCGGCTCTGAACTGTGTCGGCAGATTCTGGTGCTCAAACCCACTACGCTGCTGTTGTATGAGCACAGTGAGTTCAATCTTTACAGCATTCTTTCCGAACTGGAGCAGCGGGTTAATCGTGAGTCGCTGTCAGTGAAAGTGCTGCCAATTTTGGGCTCGGTGCGCAATGCGCACAAATTGCTGGACGTGATGAAGACCTGGCATGTGGACACCGTCTATCACGCCGCGGCCTACAAGCATGTGCCCATGGTTGAGCACAACATTGCCGAAGGCGTTCTGAACAATGTCATCGGCACGCTCAATACCGCTCAGGCCGCCTTGCAGTCGGGCGTGGCGAACTTTGTACTGATATCTACCGACAAGGCTGTACGGCCCACCAATGTGATGGGCAGCACCAAGCGTCTGGCCGAGATGACGCTTCAAGCATTGAGCTGCGAAATGGCTCCGGTGTTGTTTGGCGACAAGGCGAATATCTCACGGGTCAACAAAACGCGGTTCACCATGGTGCGTTTTGGCAATGTGCTGGGGTCATCCGGTTCTGTGATTCCGTTGTTCCACAAGCAAATAAAAGCTGGTGGGCCGTTGACGGTTACGCATCCTAAAATCACACGTTACTTCATGACCATTCCCGAGGCTGCACAACTGGTCATTCAGGCAGGCTCCATGGGGCTGGGCGGTGACGTGTTTGTGCTGGACATGGGTGAGCCGGTGCGCATCGTCGAGCTGGCAGAGAAGATGATCCACCTTTCAGGCCTGAGTGTCCGTTCCGAGAAAAACCTGCACGGTGATATCGAGATCGAGTTTACCGGCCTGCGCCCAGGTGAAAAACTTTACGAAGAGTTGCTGATTGGTGACAACGTAGTGGCCACCCGGCACCCGATGATCATGAGTGCCAATGAAGACATGCTGCCTTGGGAGGTCCTCAAGGATCGCCTGGCCAGTTTGCTCGATGCGGTTGATGAAGATGACTATGCCCGGGTCAGACAACTGTTGCGGGACACGGTCAGTGGTTATGCACCAGAAGGTGAAATAGTCGACTGGATCTACCAGCAGCGTCGTTCTGAACCCTCTTGATTACACACCCTGCAACGCACTGATTTTTGACACGCTCCAGTCATCGCCTAGGTTTGAAATACAGCTCAGGAAAGCTGTTTCCACTTAACGATGTATTGGAGTGTCACCTATGCGTACTGCCTTTCTTTCTTCGATCTTTTTGGCTTTGATAGTCGGTATTTCCAGTGTGGTTCATGCTGCTTCACCGGCAGATCATGTTGAGTCCCTGGTGGCTGCACAACTCGCGCCTGATGCTCAGGTAGTGACGATTAATCTCAATACAGCCGATGAGGCGACGCTACAGCGTGAGCTCACTGGCGTTGGGGCTGCCAAAGCCAGGGCGATAGTGGCTTACCGTGAGGCTAACGGTGACTTTGCTTCGGCAGATGAGTTGCTGGAAGTCAAAGGGGTAGGCAAAGCCATCTATGAGAAGAACCGCGATAAGGTGGCTGTGAACTGAAGTGTCACCATACTAAAAAGGCCAGTCATTGATTTGACTGGCCTTTTTTTTAAACGCCGTACTCGGCCTTGGTGGCAGAAGGTACCGAGGGGGCCGGTTTCTTCTGGCTCATGAAGCGTTTTTCAATGTGAACATAAGTGAGCACTGAAACGAAGGTGATGAGAGGAATGGCAGCCAAATTGATAGACCAGAATGTCAGCCTGGAGATATGGCTCAGATCAAAATACAGAGCGGCGGCCTTGAACGTTAAATACAGTACCGGCAAATGCATAAGGTAAATGCTGTAGCTAATGTCGCTCAGGCGGTTCAAGCACTGCGCATGGAGTATTTTAGGGTTTGCAATCGTTATGCATAAGAAGAATGCGGAGGTCAGTAAGAATCTGACGTAACCATATCCTTGGCTCTCAGTGATTCCGGATGTGAGCAGGAATATGCATAAGGCAATGATGGACAGTAGCCATGCAGGTGGCCGTTTGTAGTGAGCGTTTTTGTGGAGGATGGCTGCGATGATACCTGTCAGGAAATAGGCCCAGCAGACGATCGCACTGGTACCCAGATCAATGGCAGCCAATAGCATGGCGATCAGGAGAACCAGCTTGTTGTACCTGGACTTGTAGGTTAGCGCGACGAGTGGCAACACGGCATAAAAACGCCATTCGTGAATGAGTGTCCAGGTAACAGAGTTTAAAGGCGTTAATGCGATGTCACCGATTTTGGACGGGTTATCCAGAAAGCTGAAGGTCAAGAGCCCTGCAGCCGTCATTAACGTATCCTTGTTAAAGATATCGGTGCTGGAGAAAAAACACGCTATCAAAAACACGATTAATGAGGCGAAGTAATAAAGAGGTGCGACGCGGCGGACGCGTGATTCGAAGAAGTGCTCCCACTTGATAGCGGGTGAT is a window of Pseudomonas taetrolens DNA encoding:
- a CDS encoding polysaccharide biosynthesis protein codes for the protein MDRIRAYLLSLSRQQKRVIQVATDVVLVWLALWFAFVVRLGVDDMVNPLKLHLWLFICAPVIAIPLFVRFGMYRAVMRYFGNDALVVIIKAVSLSSLILAVVMYWYSTPDNVVPRSIIFNYWWLSLIMLGGLRLAMRQYFLGDWFAAAQHVPFTSRDDRLSRVAIYGAGAAGNQLVAALRMGRLMRPVAFIDDDESIADRVISGLQVFKPEDIQKMIDRTGAQELLLAIPSSSRGRRREILGLLEGFPLHVRSVPGFMDLASGRVKVDDIQEVDIADLLGRDAVPAQDELLEHCIQGQCVLVTGAGGSIGSELCRQILVLKPTTLLLYEHSEFNLYSILSELEQRVNRESLSVKVLPILGSVRNAHKLLDVMKTWHVDTVYHAAAYKHVPMVEHNIAEGVLNNVIGTLNTAQAALQSGVANFVLISTDKAVRPTNVMGSTKRLAEMTLQALSCEMAPVLFGDKANISRVNKTRFTMVRFGNVLGSSGSVIPLFHKQIKAGGPLTVTHPKITRYFMTIPEAAQLVIQAGSMGLGGDVFVLDMGEPVRIVELAEKMIHLSGLSVRSEKNLHGDIEIEFTGLRPGEKLYEELLIGDNVVATRHPMIMSANEDMLPWEVLKDRLASLLDAVDEDDYARVRQLLRDTVSGYAPEGEIVDWIYQQRRSEPS
- a CDS encoding acyltransferase family protein, with the protein product MITLLIISLFLIFSTLFKHKIEQAETQHAYKFINGMRGLAAIFVVVNHAPFMLANMGIKNEVFSSWGWIYANLGSFGVQIFFCITGFLFFDKIMKSPAIKWEHFFESRVRRVAPLYYFASLIVFLIACFFSSTDIFNKDTLMTAAGLLTFSFLDNPSKIGDIALTPLNSVTWTLIHEWRFYAVLPLVALTYKSRYNKLVLLIAMLLAAIDLGTSAIVCWAYFLTGIIAAILHKNAHYKRPPAWLLSIIALCIFLLTSGITESQGYGYVRFLLTSAFFLCITIANPKILHAQCLNRLSDISYSIYLMHLPVLYLTFKAAALYFDLSHISRLTFWSINLAAIPLITFVSVLTYVHIEKRFMSQKKPAPSVPSATKAEYGV
- a CDS encoding ComEA family DNA-binding protein; this encodes MRTAFLSSIFLALIVGISSVVHAASPADHVESLVAAQLAPDAQVVTINLNTADEATLQRELTGVGAAKARAIVAYREANGDFASADELLEVKGVGKAIYEKNRDKVAVN